In one Populus nigra chromosome 12, ddPopNigr1.1, whole genome shotgun sequence genomic region, the following are encoded:
- the LOC133669200 gene encoding uncharacterized protein LOC133669200 isoform X1: MSAMDGGGGADAQYVRAKTSVWWDIENCAVPRDCDPHAIAQNISSALVEMNYCGPVSISAYGDTHGINPAAQMALSSTGIALNHVPAGVKDASDKKILVDMLFWAVDNPAPANYLLISGDRDFSNALHQLRMRRYNILLAQPKTASAALVAAAKSVWLWTSLLTGGRPLPEFELQQLRSKNYTSTPNTTQIPASDTAQMKEPVDSYSEKPYVANQKSPSTSRRARVRANATLRNPSQTNESKTRSTPLDPDAPPPMPARPNGTSSTSAPSTRVPAFDSLNNFGHPASSSPQPRNPELKHDPKNKPDSKKNKKSKGENSKGSGEGKGPELSQNKKNPEGENSKGSGEGKGPELKHDLQKEPGSSNKKKPGGENSKGSCEGKGPELEPDPRKKPEGENRKKPDGKNSKGSGEGKGPEPSQNKKNPEGENSKGSGEGKGPELKHDLQKEPGISNKKKPGGENSKGSCEGKGPELEHDPQKKPEGENKKKQDGKNSKGFCSGKGPELSLNKKNPEGENSKGSGEGKGPELEHDPQKKPRSRNRKKPRSRNRKKPEGEDSKGSGEGKGPELKHDPQKEPGSSNKMKPGGENSKRSCEGEGPELKHDPQKKPEGENKKKQEGENSKGSCEGKGPELKHDPQKKPEGENKKKQEGENSRGSCEGKGPELKHDPDKKPEGENKKKQDGENSRGSCEGKGPELKHDPDKKPEGENKKVARARKGVSLKKSVVTRSKRRVSLTKLDKGKKNPPAAKVEGE, encoded by the exons ATGTCAGCAATGgacggaggaggaggagcagaCGCACAGTATGTGCGTGCCAAGACATCAGTTTGGTGGGACATAGAGAACTGCGCTGTACCGAGAGACTGTGACCCTCATGCCATAGCACAAAACATAAGCTCAGCTCTTGTCGAGATGAATTATTGTGGTCCTGTCTCTATTTCCGCTTATGGTGACACTCATGGTATCAATCCTGCTGCTCAAATGGCTCTTTCTAGTACTGGGATTGCTCTCAATCATGTCCCTGCAG GTGTTAAAGATGCAAGTGACAAGAAGATTCTTGTTGATATGTTGTTCTGGGCGGTGGACAATCCTGCGCCAGCAAATTACTTGTTGATTTCTGGTGATCGAGACTTCTCTAACGCTCTTCACCAGTTGAGAATGAGGAGATACAATATTCTCCTAGCACAGCCCAAGACAGCATCCGCAGCCCTTGTTGCGGCTGCAAAGAGTGTGTGGCTTTGGACGAGTCTCTTGACTGGAGGACGGCCACTCCCTGAATTTGAATTACAACAACTCCGTAGCAAAAACTACACGTCCACTCCAAACACGACACAGATTCCAGCGTCCGATACCGCTCAAATGAAGGAACCAGTAGATTCCTACTCTGAGAAACCGTATGTGGCTAATCAGAAGTCCCCTTCCACATCAAGGCGTGCTAGAGTGAGAGCGAACGCAACCCTAAGAAACCCGAGCCAAACAAATGAATCAAAAACAAGAAGCACGCCTCTTGACCCCGATGCGCCTCCTCCAATGCCTGCCAGACCCAACGGAACTAGCTCCACCTCTGCACCATCTACAAGAGTGCCTGCTTTTGATAGTTTGAATAATTTTGGACACCCTGCCAGCTCTAGCCCTCAACCACGAAATCCAGAGCTAAAGCATGATCCCAAGAATAAACcagacagtaaaaaaaataagaaatcaaaaggtgAAAACTCAAAAGGATCTGGTGAAGGAAAAGGACCAGAGCTAAGTCAAAACAAGAAGAATCCAGAGGGTGAAAACTCAAAAGGGTCTGGTGAAGGAAAAGGACCAGAGCTAAAACATGATCTCCAGAAGGAACCAGGCAgttcaaacaagaagaaaccAGGGGGTGAAAACTCAAAAGGGTCTTGTGAAGGAAAAGGACCAGAGCTTGAACCTGATCCCCGGAAGAAACCAGAGGGTGAAAACAGGAAGAAACCAGACGGCAAAAACTCAAAAGGGTCTGGTGAAGGAAAAGGACCAGAGCCAAGTCAAAACAAGAAGAATCCAGAGGGTGAAAACTCAAAAGGGTCTGGTGAAGGAAAAGGACCAGAGCTAAAACATGATCTCCAGAAGGAACCAGGCatttcaaacaagaagaaaccAGGGGGTGAAAACTCAAAAGGGTCTTGTGAAGGAAAAGGACCAGAGCTAGAACATGATCCTCAGAAGAAACCAGAGGgtgaaaacaagaagaaacaagACGGCAAAAACTCGAAAGGGTTTTGTTCAGGAAAAGGACCAGAGCTAAGTCTAAACAAGAAGAATCCAGAGGGTGAAAACTCAAAAGGGTCTGGTGAAGGAAAAGGACCAGAGCTAGAACACGATCCCCAGAAGAAACCACGCAGTCGAAACAGGAAGAAACCACGCAGTCGAAACAGGAAGAAACCAGAGGGTGAAGACTCAAAAGGGTCTGGTGAAGGAAAAGGACCAGAGCTAAAACATGATCCCCAGAAGGAACCAGGCAGTTCAAACAAGATGAAACCAGGGGGTGAAAACTCAAAAAGGtcttgtgaaggagaaggaccAGAGCTAAAACATGATCCCCAGAAGAAACCAGAGGgtgaaaacaagaagaaacaagAGGGTGAAAACTCAAAAGGGTCGTGTGAAGGAAAAGGACCAGAGCTAAAACATGATCCCCAGAAGAAACCAGAGGgtgaaaacaagaagaaacaagAGGGTGAAAACTCAAGAGGGTCGTGTGAAGGAAAAGGACCAGAGCTAAAACATGATCCCGATAAGAAACCAGAGGgtgaaaacaagaagaaacaagATGGTGAAAACTCAAGAGGGTCCTGTGAAGGAAA
- the LOC133669200 gene encoding uncharacterized protein LOC133669200 isoform X2, which produces MISFIRSQVLLLEEEKCRCCNISRICSGVKDASDKKILVDMLFWAVDNPAPANYLLISGDRDFSNALHQLRMRRYNILLAQPKTASAALVAAAKSVWLWTSLLTGGRPLPEFELQQLRSKNYTSTPNTTQIPASDTAQMKEPVDSYSEKPYVANQKSPSTSRRARVRANATLRNPSQTNESKTRSTPLDPDAPPPMPARPNGTSSTSAPSTRVPAFDSLNNFGHPASSSPQPRNPELKHDPKNKPDSKKNKKSKGENSKGSGEGKGPELSQNKKNPEGENSKGSGEGKGPELKHDLQKEPGSSNKKKPGGENSKGSCEGKGPELEPDPRKKPEGENRKKPDGKNSKGSGEGKGPEPSQNKKNPEGENSKGSGEGKGPELKHDLQKEPGISNKKKPGGENSKGSCEGKGPELEHDPQKKPEGENKKKQDGKNSKGFCSGKGPELSLNKKNPEGENSKGSGEGKGPELEHDPQKKPRSRNRKKPRSRNRKKPEGEDSKGSGEGKGPELKHDPQKEPGSSNKMKPGGENSKRSCEGEGPELKHDPQKKPEGENKKKQEGENSKGSCEGKGPELKHDPQKKPEGENKKKQEGENSRGSCEGKGPELKHDPDKKPEGENKKKQDGENSRGSCEGKGPELKHDPDKKPEGENKKVARARKGVSLKKSVVTRSKRRVSLTKLDKGKKNPPAAKVEGE; this is translated from the exons atgatttcttttattAGATCTCAAGTTTTGTTATTGGAAGAGGAGAAGTGCAGGTGTTGCAACATCAGCAGGATATGTTCTG GTGTTAAAGATGCAAGTGACAAGAAGATTCTTGTTGATATGTTGTTCTGGGCGGTGGACAATCCTGCGCCAGCAAATTACTTGTTGATTTCTGGTGATCGAGACTTCTCTAACGCTCTTCACCAGTTGAGAATGAGGAGATACAATATTCTCCTAGCACAGCCCAAGACAGCATCCGCAGCCCTTGTTGCGGCTGCAAAGAGTGTGTGGCTTTGGACGAGTCTCTTGACTGGAGGACGGCCACTCCCTGAATTTGAATTACAACAACTCCGTAGCAAAAACTACACGTCCACTCCAAACACGACACAGATTCCAGCGTCCGATACCGCTCAAATGAAGGAACCAGTAGATTCCTACTCTGAGAAACCGTATGTGGCTAATCAGAAGTCCCCTTCCACATCAAGGCGTGCTAGAGTGAGAGCGAACGCAACCCTAAGAAACCCGAGCCAAACAAATGAATCAAAAACAAGAAGCACGCCTCTTGACCCCGATGCGCCTCCTCCAATGCCTGCCAGACCCAACGGAACTAGCTCCACCTCTGCACCATCTACAAGAGTGCCTGCTTTTGATAGTTTGAATAATTTTGGACACCCTGCCAGCTCTAGCCCTCAACCACGAAATCCAGAGCTAAAGCATGATCCCAAGAATAAACcagacagtaaaaaaaataagaaatcaaaaggtgAAAACTCAAAAGGATCTGGTGAAGGAAAAGGACCAGAGCTAAGTCAAAACAAGAAGAATCCAGAGGGTGAAAACTCAAAAGGGTCTGGTGAAGGAAAAGGACCAGAGCTAAAACATGATCTCCAGAAGGAACCAGGCAgttcaaacaagaagaaaccAGGGGGTGAAAACTCAAAAGGGTCTTGTGAAGGAAAAGGACCAGAGCTTGAACCTGATCCCCGGAAGAAACCAGAGGGTGAAAACAGGAAGAAACCAGACGGCAAAAACTCAAAAGGGTCTGGTGAAGGAAAAGGACCAGAGCCAAGTCAAAACAAGAAGAATCCAGAGGGTGAAAACTCAAAAGGGTCTGGTGAAGGAAAAGGACCAGAGCTAAAACATGATCTCCAGAAGGAACCAGGCatttcaaacaagaagaaaccAGGGGGTGAAAACTCAAAAGGGTCTTGTGAAGGAAAAGGACCAGAGCTAGAACATGATCCTCAGAAGAAACCAGAGGgtgaaaacaagaagaaacaagACGGCAAAAACTCGAAAGGGTTTTGTTCAGGAAAAGGACCAGAGCTAAGTCTAAACAAGAAGAATCCAGAGGGTGAAAACTCAAAAGGGTCTGGTGAAGGAAAAGGACCAGAGCTAGAACACGATCCCCAGAAGAAACCACGCAGTCGAAACAGGAAGAAACCACGCAGTCGAAACAGGAAGAAACCAGAGGGTGAAGACTCAAAAGGGTCTGGTGAAGGAAAAGGACCAGAGCTAAAACATGATCCCCAGAAGGAACCAGGCAGTTCAAACAAGATGAAACCAGGGGGTGAAAACTCAAAAAGGtcttgtgaaggagaaggaccAGAGCTAAAACATGATCCCCAGAAGAAACCAGAGGgtgaaaacaagaagaaacaagAGGGTGAAAACTCAAAAGGGTCGTGTGAAGGAAAAGGACCAGAGCTAAAACATGATCCCCAGAAGAAACCAGAGGgtgaaaacaagaagaaacaagAGGGTGAAAACTCAAGAGGGTCGTGTGAAGGAAAAGGACCAGAGCTAAAACATGATCCCGATAAGAAACCAGAGGgtgaaaacaagaagaaacaagATGGTGAAAACTCAAGAGGGTCCTGTGAAGGAAA
- the LOC133669809 gene encoding nuclear envelope-associated protein 2-like isoform X2: protein MSVLEKPSSISSSVRETDPLLKDLNEKKQCFRKNVVSLAAELKEARNRLASQEQSFAKETVTRQEAENKAKTMEVEISRLQERLEEKNGQLQYLTELDGLRSQLAATRATADASAASAQSVQLQCLALIKELDSKNSSLKEHEERVSRLGDQLDNLQKDLQARESSQRQLKDEVMRIEHDIMRAISQAGDSKDCELRKLLDEVSPKNFDKMNKFLVVKDEEIAKLKDEIRVMSTHWKLKTKELESQLEKQRRADQELKKRVLKLEFCLQEARAQTRRLQRMGERRDKALKELRDQIAAKQQAVSEGNNEKQNFWETSNFKIVVSLSMLILVVFSKR, encoded by the exons ATGTCAGTTTTGGAGAAACCATCATCAATATCTTCTTCTGTAAGAGAGACTGATCCTTTATTGAAGGATTTAAATGAGAAGAAGCAATGTTTTAGGAAAAATGTTGTTTCTTTAGCTGCTGAGTTAAAGGAAGCACGTAACCGCCTTGCATCTCAAGAGCAATCATTCGCTAAAGAAACAGTAACTAGACAG GAAGCAGAAAATAAGGCTAAAACCATGGAAGTGGAGATTAGCAGATTGCAGGAGCGATTGGAGGAGAAAAATGGCCAGCTTCAG TACCTCACAGAGTTGGATGGTCTCAGATCACAACTTGCAGCCACTCGAGCTACGGCAGATGCAAGTGCTGCCTCAGCTCAGTCAGTGCAGCTTCAATGTTTAGCACTGATAAAAGAATTAGATTCAAAGAACAGCTCGTTAAAAGAGCATGAAGAGCGTGTAAGCAGGCTAGGAGATCAATTAGATAATTTGCAGAAGGATCTTCAAGCAAGGGAATCTTCCCAAAGGCAACTGAAAGATGAAGTTATGAGAATTGAGCATGATATTATGCGAGCTATTTCCCAGGCAGGAGACAGTAAGGATTGTGAACTGAGGAAATTATTAGATGAAGTTTCTCCTAAAAACTTTGACAAGATGAACAAATTTTTAGTTGTTAAGGATGAAGAAATAGCCAAACTGAAAGATGAAATAAGAGTTATGTCCACTCACTGGAAGCTTAAAACCAAGGAATTAGAATCACAG TTAGAGAAACAACGACGAGCTGATCAGGAATTGAAGAAGAGGGTGTTGAAGTTGGAATTCTGTCTTCAGGAAGCTCGCGCTCAGACTCGAAGGCTTCAGAGG ATGGGAGAGCGAAGGGACAAAGCTCTGAAAGAACTCCGAGATCAGATAGCAGCAAAACAGCAGGCTGTATCTGAGGGAAACAATGAAAAGCAAAATTTCTGGGAGACATCTAACTTCAAGATTGTAGTTTCTTTGTCTATGTTGATCTTGGTTGTGTTCTCAAAGCGATGA
- the LOC133669809 gene encoding nuclear envelope-associated protein 2-like isoform X1 has protein sequence MSVLEKPSSISSSVRETDPLLKDLNEKKQCFRKNVVSLAAELKEARNRLASQEQSFAKETVTRQEAENKAKTMEVEISRLQERLEEKNGQLQVTASTAEKYLTELDGLRSQLAATRATADASAASAQSVQLQCLALIKELDSKNSSLKEHEERVSRLGDQLDNLQKDLQARESSQRQLKDEVMRIEHDIMRAISQAGDSKDCELRKLLDEVSPKNFDKMNKFLVVKDEEIAKLKDEIRVMSTHWKLKTKELESQLEKQRRADQELKKRVLKLEFCLQEARAQTRRLQRMGERRDKALKELRDQIAAKQQAVSEGNNEKQNFWETSNFKIVVSLSMLILVVFSKR, from the exons ATGTCAGTTTTGGAGAAACCATCATCAATATCTTCTTCTGTAAGAGAGACTGATCCTTTATTGAAGGATTTAAATGAGAAGAAGCAATGTTTTAGGAAAAATGTTGTTTCTTTAGCTGCTGAGTTAAAGGAAGCACGTAACCGCCTTGCATCTCAAGAGCAATCATTCGCTAAAGAAACAGTAACTAGACAG GAAGCAGAAAATAAGGCTAAAACCATGGAAGTGGAGATTAGCAGATTGCAGGAGCGATTGGAGGAGAAAAATGGCCAGCTTCAGGTGACAGCTTCTACCGCTGAGAAG TACCTCACAGAGTTGGATGGTCTCAGATCACAACTTGCAGCCACTCGAGCTACGGCAGATGCAAGTGCTGCCTCAGCTCAGTCAGTGCAGCTTCAATGTTTAGCACTGATAAAAGAATTAGATTCAAAGAACAGCTCGTTAAAAGAGCATGAAGAGCGTGTAAGCAGGCTAGGAGATCAATTAGATAATTTGCAGAAGGATCTTCAAGCAAGGGAATCTTCCCAAAGGCAACTGAAAGATGAAGTTATGAGAATTGAGCATGATATTATGCGAGCTATTTCCCAGGCAGGAGACAGTAAGGATTGTGAACTGAGGAAATTATTAGATGAAGTTTCTCCTAAAAACTTTGACAAGATGAACAAATTTTTAGTTGTTAAGGATGAAGAAATAGCCAAACTGAAAGATGAAATAAGAGTTATGTCCACTCACTGGAAGCTTAAAACCAAGGAATTAGAATCACAG TTAGAGAAACAACGACGAGCTGATCAGGAATTGAAGAAGAGGGTGTTGAAGTTGGAATTCTGTCTTCAGGAAGCTCGCGCTCAGACTCGAAGGCTTCAGAGG ATGGGAGAGCGAAGGGACAAAGCTCTGAAAGAACTCCGAGATCAGATAGCAGCAAAACAGCAGGCTGTATCTGAGGGAAACAATGAAAAGCAAAATTTCTGGGAGACATCTAACTTCAAGATTGTAGTTTCTTTGTCTATGTTGATCTTGGTTGTGTTCTCAAAGCGATGA
- the LOC133669808 gene encoding flocculation protein FLO11-like: MAGVASKCLFLFFLSLLTISSSGTLVGFSYNARGITAASSLSRTVSFLELNKVFASHLRVFASDHRVLSALSNFNVSVDLYLDDSLVENLINSKPSAISWFKTLLVTFLPHVNIKSIIVSGNNDLPKLLYTLKSIHSVLNRFHVDSEVKVSVAFSLSFLENLDRTQENDLHGILGSIKRTKSFVTVETSLDVDVELGMKDLFIQSMIQKVTAVTSLLSPYDVPIAMTIRSLVVPGAKEVAEFAEKVTKSLENSKITGQVAGLYAEVSSVEDFMEKELKREHEQIFPSSRRELLTNFRTTLHDDIINTPTVFPTNPGSTPPGTLLPDTPAPTIVTVPATNPANPVTVTPTNPVSTPLPFPYTTPVDFPPANPSVNPPVPISNPVTTPAPITVPGAQPVTNPVTTYPAPTGNVPVTAPVTNPVAPPATTNAPAIPGQSWCVARSGVTETALQSALDYACGMGGADCSQIQQGGNCYNPNSLQNHASFAFNSYYQKNPAATSCDFGGTATIVNVNPSTGSCIYPTSSSSSGTPSLPAPTTSSANPATTSPVVGVSGTPAVLNSSTNPASSFGFDTPPILNPPASMSANLQPFIGCAILVTSFVARTIILDM, from the exons ATGGCCGGAGTAGCATCAAAGTGcctcttcttattcttcttgtCTCTTCTCACTATTAGCTCTTCTG GAACTCTGGTGGGTTTCTCCTACAATGCCAGAGGAATCACCGCAGCTTCTTCACTTAGCAGAACAGTATCATTTCTTGAGCTAAACAAGGTCTTTGCAAGTCATTTAAGAGTTTTTGCTTCAGATCACAGGGTTTTGAGTGCACTTTCCAACTTTAATGTGTCTGTTGATCTTTATTTAGATGACAGCTTGGTTGAGAATTTGATAAATTCTAAACCATCTGCTATCTCCTGGTTTAAGACCCTATTAGTGACCTTTCTACCCCATGTGAACATCAAAAGCATCATTGTAAGCGGCAACAATGACTTGCCAAAGCTTTTATACACTTTGAAATCAATCCATTCAGTCCTGAATAGGTTTCATGTTGACAGTGAAGTTAAGGTCTCGGTAGCATTTTCGTTGTCATTCTTAGAAAATTTGGATAGAACACAAGAAAATGACCTCCATGGGATTTTGGGATCTATCAAGAGGACCAAGTCTTTTGTCACTGTAGAAACCAGTCTTGATGTGGATGTAGAACTGGGGATGAAAgatctttttattcaatcaatgaTTCAAAAAGTCACAGCTGTCACTTCTCTACTTTCTCCCTATGATGTTCCCATAGCTATGACAATCAGGAGCCTTGTTGTTCCTGGTGCAAAAGAAGTAGCTGAGTTTGCTGAGAAGGTTACAAAATCTTTAGAGAACAGTAAGATCACAGGTCAGGTAGCTGGATTATATGCAGAAGTATCTTCGGTAGAAGATTTCATGGAAAAGGAGCTGAAGAGGGAACATGAACAAATCTTTCCTTCATCTCGGAGAGAGCTCTTAACAAACTTCAGAACTACTTTACATGATGATATAATCAATACACCTACAGTTTTTCCGACAAATCCCGGATCAACACCACCAGGGACTCTCCTGCCAGATACTCCAGCACCAACAATAGTCACTGTCCCTGCTACCAATCCTGCCAATCCAGTCACTGTAACACCGACCAATCCTGTATCCACTCCATTACCTTTCCCCTACACCACACCTGTCGATTTCCCCCCTGCAAATCCTTCTGTCAATCCACCAGTACCAATTAGCAATCCAGTCACAACACCAGCACCTATAACAGTTCCAGGTGCACAGCCAGTGACTAATCCTGTGACAACCTATCCAGCCCCAACAGGCAATGTTCCAGTCACAGCACCAGTCACAAATCCTGTGGCGCCTCCTGCAACGACAAATGCTCCAGCAATACCAGGACAGAGCTGGTGTGTGGCCAGGTCTGGAGTGACGGAGACAGCACTTCAATCAGCATTGGATTATGCGTGTGGAATGGGAGGTGCAGATTGTTCACAGATCCAGCAAGGAGGGAATTGTTACAATCCAAACTCTCTTCAAAACCACGCTTCATTTGCATTCAACAGCTATTATCAGAAGAATCCTGCGGCAACCAGCTGTGATTTTGGAGGAACAGCCACTATAGTTAATGTGAATCCAA GCACTGGTTCCTGTATTTATCcaacatcatcatcttcatcaggcACTCCATCATTGCCAGCGCCAACAACTTCATCTGCAaatccagcaacaacatcaccgGTTGTTGGCGTGTCAGG CACTCCAGCAGTTTTGAACTCATCAACCAACCCTGCCTCAAGTTTTGGGTTCGATACTCCTCCCATTCTTAACCCTCCAGCATCCATGTCAGCTAATTTGCAGCCATTTATTGGTTGTGCCATTTTGGTAACATCATTTGTTGCCAGAACAATCATTCTAGACATGTAG